The following are encoded together in the Clostridium sp. BJN0013 genome:
- the flhF gene encoding flagellar biosynthesis protein FlhF, with the protein MIIKRYKANNMNEAITRIRYELGNEAIIISQRKIRKSGIMGFFSKKILEVTAAVDNKKEEHKKSQYNNDNMKQSVEAIKKIIDNKMKDTSSDDKALSDNGIKDSGISRSFYENSIIDKNNDAVIKEVQQMKSMLNEVIQGSYGNIGKSKLQIKLENSDFSRSVVKKILNSVNAMDDDREDEEKLREVVKDMIKVDNKELEHVVVLVGPTGVGKTTTIAKLAGKLVLIEKKKVGLITIDTYRIGAVEQLRTYADIMNIPFQVILSMKDMSKAIDNMKSCDTILIDTTGRSSRNEMQISELRAFIDKVQTNNVHLVISCTTKDKDIDVIVNGYKKLNYSDIIITKLDETSTYGSILNILQSAKKPISFVTTGQNVPEDIKIMEPEELAKLVLGEDIIC; encoded by the coding sequence ATGATCATTAAAAGATATAAAGCCAATAATATGAATGAGGCTATTACCAGAATTAGATATGAATTGGGAAATGAAGCTATAATTATAAGTCAGAGAAAGATTAGAAAAAGCGGTATAATGGGCTTTTTTTCCAAGAAAATTTTAGAAGTTACTGCGGCTGTAGATAATAAAAAAGAAGAGCATAAAAAAAGTCAGTATAATAATGATAATATGAAACAGAGTGTTGAGGCTATAAAAAAAATAATAGACAATAAAATGAAAGATACGAGTTCAGATGATAAAGCTTTATCAGATAATGGCATAAAAGATTCCGGTATATCTAGGAGTTTTTACGAAAATAGTATAATAGATAAAAATAATGATGCTGTTATAAAAGAAGTACAGCAGATGAAAAGTATGTTAAATGAAGTGATACAAGGTTCTTATGGAAATATTGGAAAAAGTAAGCTTCAAATAAAGCTTGAAAATAGTGATTTTAGCCGTAGTGTAGTAAAGAAAATATTAAATAGTGTAAATGCAATGGATGACGATAGAGAAGATGAGGAAAAATTAAGGGAAGTAGTAAAAGACATGATAAAAGTGGATAATAAAGAGTTGGAACATGTGGTTGTTTTAGTAGGACCTACAGGAGTAGGTAAAACTACCACCATTGCAAAACTTGCGGGAAAACTTGTGCTTATTGAAAAGAAGAAAGTAGGTCTTATAACCATAGATACATATAGAATAGGAGCAGTAGAGCAGCTTAGAACTTATGCAGATATAATGAATATACCTTTTCAGGTAATACTTTCCATGAAGGATATGTCAAAAGCTATAGATAATATGAAAAGCTGCGATACTATCTTAATAGATACTACAGGGAGAAGTAGTAGAAATGAGATGCAGATATCAGAGTTAAGGGCATTTATAGACAAGGTTCAAACTAACAATGTACATTTAGTAATAAGTTGTACTACCAAAGATAAGGATATAGACGTAATAGTGAATGGATATAAGAAGTTAAATTACAGCGATATAATAATAACTAAGCTAGATGAAACATCTACTTATGGTTCTATATTGAATATATTACAATCAGCTAAGAAACCTATAAGTTTTGTTACCACAGGACAAAATGTACCAGAAGATATAAAAATCATGGAGCCTGAAGAATTAGCAAAGCTTGTATTGGGAGAGGATATTATATGCTAG
- the flhA gene encoding flagellar biosynthesis protein FlhA — protein sequence MEGSKRRFRLKDNIDIIMALVVIMIVLMIIIPMPPKLLDILMSFNITLSVIIILLTMFTTEVLQFSVFPTLLLITTLFRLALNVSSTRLILSEGYAGEVINAFGDFVVGGNYIVGIIIFLIIVIIQFIVITNGAGRVSEVSARFTLDSMPGKQMSIDADLNSGLIDENGARARRAKLQMEADFYGAMDGASKFVKGDAIAGLIIMVINIIAGIIIGVVVMGMDIATSAQTYTKLTIGDGLVTQVPALLISTASGILVTRSGSSESFGTLAMKQLTGFPKVIAMAGAVLLFLAVIPGLPHIAFFILAIACGIAAYLLYKDEKEQSIQQIEMQNQEMTEIENKEPENVMNLISVEPMEVEIGYGLIPLADEGSGGDLLQRITSVRRQCAIEMGIIVQPIRIRDNLQLKTNDYVIKIRGTVMARGELIPNMLLCMDPTNSNVAIQGISTVEPSFGLPATWINKDQREEAEIKGLTVVDPTTVMVTHLTETIKNHSYELLGRQEVKIIVDSVKEKYPTVVEELIPDLLTIGEVQKVLQNLLKERVSIKDMVTILESLADNSRSTKDIELLTEYVRFSLGRSICNSFIDENGAIVVVTLSQELESLIGSNIQKSMQGSFPSIDPETTNKILNSIKKVLDSVYFYENQPIILVSPKIRAPFRRLIEMVFQSVNVLSLNEIPNDVEIKTEGVISI from the coding sequence TTGGAAGGAAGCAAAAGACGATTTAGATTAAAGGACAATATAGATATAATAATGGCTTTGGTAGTTATTATGATAGTGTTGATGATCATAATACCTATGCCCCCAAAACTTTTAGATATTCTTATGTCTTTTAATATAACATTATCTGTAATAATTATACTTTTAACTATGTTTACAACAGAAGTATTGCAATTTTCTGTATTTCCCACTTTACTTTTAATTACGACTTTATTTAGGTTAGCTCTTAATGTATCTTCTACAAGGCTTATATTATCAGAAGGCTATGCAGGAGAGGTTATAAATGCCTTTGGAGATTTTGTTGTAGGTGGAAATTATATTGTTGGAATAATTATATTTTTAATTATAGTAATTATACAGTTTATAGTAATTACCAATGGTGCCGGCAGGGTATCAGAGGTTTCTGCTAGATTCACATTGGATTCTATGCCTGGTAAACAGATGAGTATTGATGCAGATTTAAATTCAGGATTAATTGATGAAAATGGTGCCAGAGCTAGAAGAGCCAAACTTCAGATGGAAGCGGATTTTTATGGAGCTATGGATGGTGCCTCTAAGTTTGTAAAAGGTGATGCTATAGCCGGACTTATAATTATGGTGATAAATATAATAGCAGGAATAATAATTGGAGTCGTGGTAATGGGAATGGATATTGCAACATCAGCCCAGACTTATACTAAGCTTACCATAGGTGATGGATTAGTAACTCAAGTTCCAGCTCTTTTGATATCTACTGCTTCAGGTATACTTGTTACCCGTTCTGGAAGCAGTGAAAGTTTTGGTACACTGGCTATGAAACAGCTTACGGGATTTCCCAAAGTAATAGCAATGGCCGGGGCAGTTCTTTTATTTTTAGCAGTTATACCTGGACTTCCACATATAGCATTTTTTATATTGGCAATAGCCTGTGGTATAGCAGCTTACCTTCTATATAAAGATGAAAAGGAACAGAGTATACAGCAAATTGAAATGCAAAATCAGGAGATGACTGAAATAGAAAATAAGGAACCGGAAAATGTAATGAATCTTATATCTGTAGAGCCTATGGAAGTAGAAATAGGTTACGGTTTGATACCACTTGCAGATGAGGGTTCTGGGGGAGATTTGCTTCAAAGGATAACTTCTGTTAGAAGGCAGTGCGCTATTGAAATGGGAATAATAGTACAACCTATTAGGATTAGAGATAATTTGCAGTTGAAGACCAACGATTATGTTATAAAAATAAGAGGTACAGTAATGGCAAGAGGAGAGCTTATTCCCAATATGTTATTATGTATGGATCCTACTAATTCTAATGTTGCTATTCAGGGTATAAGTACAGTGGAACCTTCTTTTGGATTGCCGGCTACCTGGATTAACAAAGATCAAAGGGAAGAAGCAGAGATTAAAGGGTTAACCGTAGTAGACCCTACTACGGTTATGGTAACTCATTTAACAGAAACTATTAAAAATCACTCCTATGAATTACTTGGAAGACAGGAAGTTAAAATAATAGTAGATTCTGTAAAAGAAAAATACCCTACTGTAGTAGAAGAACTTATACCGGATTTACTTACAATAGGTGAGGTCCAAAAGGTACTTCAGAATCTTTTAAAGGAAAGGGTATCCATAAAGGATATGGTAACTATATTAGAATCCCTGGCAGATAATTCCAGAAGCACAAAGGATATTGAACTTCTAACAGAATATGTAAGATTTTCTCTGGGAAGAAGTATATGTAATTCTTTCATAGATGAAAATGGTGCTATAGTAGTAGTCACCTTATCACAAGAATTAGAGAGTTTAATAGGAAGCAATATACAGAAATCTATGCAAGGTTCTTTTCCTTCCATAGATCCTGAAACTACAAATAAAATATTGAATTCCATAAAAAAAGTCTTGGATTCAGTTTATTTCTATGAAAATCAGCCTATAATATTAGTTTCACCTAAAATAAGGGCGCCTTTTAGAAGATTAATTGAGATGGTATTTCAGTCCGTAAATGTACTATCATTAAATGAAATACCAAATGATGTAGAGATAAAGACTGAAGGAGTGATTTCAATATAA
- a CDS encoding fused FliR family export protein/FlhB family type III secretion system protein — MIDTLYFTALILVTLRIFCFFTMVPIFFPSGTPSIVKVGLTLVMAYILLPGIDYSTVNTISSTIPFIYNCINEVVAGLTLGFLVSLCFTAFRIAGSYMDLQVGLSMMSMFDPNSSSNTTLLERLMYWFCMVVFLAVDGHHMLIRSLIDSFSTIKLGSFFLAQGSINIIIKAFIMYFSIALKIAIPILLIILIADLTMSLIARTVPQLNIMILGLPIKILIGLGSFCFALPIFLKIMRNSFQAIPDSIKGFYNTLPLLIIFASDDKTEEATPRKKSDARKKGQIPKSKEIALALTLLASTLVILVLGGYVGSQVKATMITFFNNYLVMSLDYASVQKITFITICRLGIIFLPVAVPILVMGVLANFFQTRGLVTSHPLKPDLSKLNPINGFKRMFSMRAVMELLKSLFIITVVGIIGVKFVKDNYLYIMNLSSLNFESIIKAISKLTVNIFFRVAMIMIIIAVIDYIFQIFQYNKDLKMSKQEVKEEYKQDEGDPQIKSKIRQKQREMAMRRMMQEVPKATVVVTNPTHVAVALKYEENQNAPIVSAKGLDSVAVRIKKVAKDNDVPIIENPPLARLIYKEVDIDKEIPIEMYQAVAEILALVYKMR, encoded by the coding sequence TTGATAGATACTTTGTATTTTACAGCTTTAATACTTGTAACATTAAGAATATTTTGTTTTTTTACAATGGTTCCTATATTTTTCCCCAGTGGGACTCCAAGTATAGTAAAAGTAGGATTGACTTTAGTTATGGCATATATACTTTTACCAGGAATAGATTATTCTACTGTAAATACTATAAGCAGCACTATACCTTTTATATATAATTGTATAAATGAGGTTGTAGCAGGATTGACTTTAGGCTTTCTGGTGAGTCTATGCTTTACAGCTTTTAGAATTGCAGGAAGCTATATGGATTTGCAGGTAGGACTTTCTATGATGAGTATGTTTGATCCGAATTCTAGTAGTAATACTACTCTACTAGAACGGCTCATGTATTGGTTTTGTATGGTAGTTTTTCTTGCAGTAGATGGTCACCATATGTTGATAAGATCTCTCATAGATAGTTTTTCTACTATAAAACTAGGCAGCTTTTTTTTAGCGCAGGGTTCTATTAATATTATAATAAAAGCATTTATAATGTATTTTTCTATAGCTTTAAAAATAGCAATACCCATACTACTTATAATTTTAATAGCAGATTTGACCATGTCGCTTATTGCAAGAACTGTTCCACAACTTAATATAATGATACTTGGACTTCCAATTAAGATACTAATAGGACTGGGTTCATTCTGTTTTGCACTTCCTATATTCTTAAAAATTATGAGAAATTCTTTTCAGGCCATACCAGATTCTATAAAAGGATTTTATAATACACTGCCACTACTTATAATATTTGCTTCTGATGATAAAACAGAGGAAGCTACTCCTAGAAAAAAAAGTGATGCTAGAAAAAAAGGACAGATTCCAAAGAGTAAAGAAATAGCTCTGGCTCTCACTCTTCTAGCTTCTACACTGGTTATACTTGTGTTAGGGGGATATGTGGGCTCTCAAGTAAAAGCTACTATGATAACATTTTTTAATAATTATTTGGTTATGTCTTTAGATTATGCCAGTGTGCAGAAAATAACTTTTATAACTATATGCAGATTGGGAATTATATTTTTACCTGTGGCTGTACCTATACTTGTTATGGGCGTTTTGGCAAATTTCTTCCAGACTAGAGGACTTGTGACTTCTCATCCATTAAAACCGGATTTATCAAAATTAAATCCCATAAATGGATTTAAGAGAATGTTTTCCATGAGAGCTGTAATGGAGCTTTTGAAAAGTCTTTTTATAATAACTGTAGTTGGAATTATAGGGGTTAAATTTGTAAAAGATAATTATCTTTATATAATGAATTTAAGCAGTTTGAATTTTGAAAGTATAATAAAAGCTATTTCAAAGCTTACAGTAAACATATTTTTTAGAGTAGCTATGATAATGATAATTATAGCTGTTATAGATTACATATTTCAAATTTTTCAATATAATAAAGATTTAAAAATGTCCAAGCAAGAAGTTAAAGAGGAGTATAAACAGGACGAAGGAGATCCACAGATTAAAAGTAAAATAAGGCAGAAGCAAAGGGAAATGGCAATGAGAAGGATGATGCAGGAAGTTCCAAAGGCTACAGTAGTAGTAACAAATCCTACTCATGTAGCTGTAGCGCTTAAGTATGAAGAAAATCAAAATGCACCTATAGTTTCGGCGAAAGGATTGGATTCAGTGGCTGTTAGAATAAAAAAAGTGGCTAAAGATAATGATGTTCCTATAATTGAAAATCCACCTCTTGCAAGGCTTATATACAAAGAGGTAGATATTGATAAGGAGATTCCCATAGAGATGTATCAAGCAGTAGCAGAGATATTGGCTTTGGTTTACAAGATGAGGTGA
- the tnpA gene encoding IS200/IS605 family transposase, with amino-acid sequence MDSNSLSHTKWRCKYHVVFSPKYRRKEIYGEKRKEIGKILRKLCEWKGVEIIEANACEDHIHMLLSIPPKTSVSSFMGFLKGKSSLMIFERFSNLKYKYGNRHFWCRGFYVDTVGKNKKAIEEYIRNQQKEDMIADQVSMKEYMDPFKGSK; translated from the coding sequence ATGGACAGTAATAGTTTATCACATACTAAATGGAGATGTAAATATCATGTAGTATTTTCACCCAAATATAGAAGAAAAGAAATATATGGAGAAAAAAGAAAAGAGATAGGAAAAATATTAAGGAAACTTTGTGAATGGAAAGGTGTAGAAATAATAGAGGCGAATGCATGTGAAGATCATATACATATGCTTTTATCGATACCACCAAAGACAAGTGTTTCAAGTTTTATGGGATTCTTGAAGGGAAAAAGTAGTCTAATGATATTTGAGAGATTTTCAAATTTAAAATATAAATATGGAAATAGGCACTTTTGGTGCAGAGGATTCTATGTAGACACAGTTGGAAAAAATAAAAAAGCAATAGAAGAATATATAAGAAATCAACAGAAAGAAGATATGATCGCCGACCAAGTAAGTATGAAGGAATACATGGACCCTTTTAAGGGTAGCAAGTAA
- the fliQ gene encoding flagellar biosynthesis protein FliQ — protein MSENMVIGIIRDAIQTGLLISAPILIISILVGLIISIFQATTQIQEQTLTFVPKLVAIALVGLLTGSWMLHQIVSFTERIFTYIAHITQ, from the coding sequence ATGAGCGAAAATATGGTGATAGGTATTATAAGAGATGCAATACAGACAGGACTTTTGATTTCTGCACCTATTTTAATAATTTCCATACTGGTAGGTCTTATAATAAGTATATTTCAGGCAACTACTCAAATACAGGAGCAGACTCTCACCTTTGTACCTAAATTAGTGGCTATAGCACTAGTGGGACTCCTTACTGGAAGTTGGATGCTGCATCAGATAGTAAGTTTTACTGAAAGAATTTTTACATATATAGCCCATATAACTCAGTAA
- the fliP gene encoding flagellar type III secretion system pore protein FliP (The bacterial flagellar biogenesis protein FliP forms a type III secretion system (T3SS)-type pore required for flagellar assembly.): protein MKGKFNKNSIIISVLIVCFIILAVHTVHGAPTDFPIPNIDISVDNASTPQQYVGNIKLLIMLTILTLLPSFIMMMTSFVRIVVVFGFLRTAIGTQQSPPNQVLVGLALFLTVFIMLPVYGKINSEAIQPYLQNSITQEQAIERGAKPLREFMLKQTRQKDLKLFVDEAKLNYEVTKDNVPLYVVIPAYIISELKTAFQIGFLLYIPFMIIDLVVGSVLMSMGMFMLPPVMISLPFKLLLFVMVDGWYLLVKSLIISFS, encoded by the coding sequence ATGAAAGGTAAATTCAATAAGAACAGTATAATTATTTCAGTTTTAATTGTGTGTTTTATTATTTTGGCAGTTCATACAGTTCATGGTGCACCTACAGATTTTCCTATACCTAATATAGATATTTCTGTAGACAATGCTTCCACACCCCAACAGTATGTAGGTAATATAAAGTTACTTATAATGCTTACAATACTTACATTACTCCCATCCTTTATAATGATGATGACAAGTTTTGTAAGAATTGTAGTGGTTTTTGGATTTTTGAGAACTGCCATAGGAACTCAACAGTCTCCTCCTAATCAGGTATTAGTTGGACTTGCTCTTTTCCTTACAGTATTCATTATGTTGCCTGTTTATGGAAAAATAAATTCTGAGGCCATACAACCTTACCTGCAAAATAGTATAACTCAAGAGCAGGCTATAGAGCGGGGGGCCAAGCCCCTTAGGGAATTCATGTTAAAGCAGACCAGACAAAAGGATCTTAAATTATTTGTGGACGAGGCCAAATTAAATTATGAGGTTACAAAAGACAATGTACCTCTCTATGTAGTAATTCCTGCGTACATAATAAGTGAATTGAAGACTGCCTTTCAAATTGGATTTTTACTTTACATACCCTTTATGATAATAGATCTGGTGGTGGGAAGTGTACTTATGTCTATGGGAATGTTTATGCTTCCGCCGGTTATGATATCACTTCCATTTAAACTTCTTTTATTTGTAATGGTAGATGGATGGTATTTACTGGTAAAATCTTTAATTATAAGTTTTTCATGA
- the fliO gene encoding flagellar biosynthetic protein FliO yields MDLGLWWMIFKIIISLGFILCLIYISVKYGGGKLQSIQNGRYVKIFERTQISKENSLLVVKIGDRAYVISSTNSKVEIIYELNEKEISDMENMRSVYEYKNLKDLYNKIGLKDILRKTNENPLVKKLKRKKEDKDER; encoded by the coding sequence ATGGATTTGGGATTATGGTGGATGATTTTTAAAATAATTATATCTTTAGGTTTTATACTCTGTCTCATATATATATCAGTAAAATATGGAGGAGGTAAACTTCAAAGTATTCAAAATGGCAGATATGTAAAAATATTTGAAAGAACTCAGATTTCAAAAGAAAATAGTCTATTGGTAGTAAAAATTGGAGACAGAGCGTATGTGATTTCATCCACTAATAGCAAAGTTGAAATAATATATGAGTTAAATGAAAAAGAAATATCAGATATGGAAAATATGAGAAGTGTATATGAATATAAGAATTTAAAAGACTTATATAATAAAATTGGATTAAAAGATATTTTAAGGAAAACTAATGAAAATCCTTTAGTTAAAAAACTTAAGCGCAAAAAGGAAGATAAAGATGAAAGGTAA
- the fliL gene encoding flagellar basal body-associated protein FliL, with amino-acid sequence MENKEKKKDGVGVKVILIVFFLVAAVGAGAFFGYSKFLSNKNTDSSENMAASNVAQTQTQSGENSSYLQHVVSAKTFDLSEFTVNLADEGGKNYLKVNVYLGYDDKKLTNELTEKTPIIRDAIIEILRTKKVEDISDKNMDNIKIEIIQRINPMLEKGKINNVYFSDILTQ; translated from the coding sequence GTGGAAAATAAAGAGAAAAAAAAGGATGGCGTAGGTGTAAAGGTAATTTTAATAGTGTTTTTTCTTGTGGCGGCAGTTGGAGCAGGGGCGTTTTTTGGATATAGCAAATTTTTAAGTAATAAAAATACAGATTCTAGTGAAAATATGGCCGCTTCAAATGTAGCGCAAACTCAGACTCAAAGTGGAGAAAATTCAAGTTATCTGCAGCATGTAGTTTCAGCTAAAACTTTTGATTTGAGTGAGTTTACCGTAAATTTAGCAGATGAAGGTGGAAAGAATTATTTAAAAGTAAATGTATACCTTGGTTATGATGATAAAAAATTAACTAATGAGTTGACAGAAAAAACTCCAATTATAAGGGATGCCATTATAGAGATTTTAAGGACTAAAAAGGTAGAAGATATAAGTGATAAAAATATGGATAATATAAAAATAGAAATTATTCAAAGAATAAATCCTATGTTAGAAAAAGGAAAGATAAATAATGTATATTTTAGCGATATATTAACACAGTAG
- a CDS encoding flagellar FlbD family protein, giving the protein MIKLTGLDDKEFVINSDHIEKLVETPQSVITLLNGNKYIVKESNDEIIEKIIEYKRKIYI; this is encoded by the coding sequence ATGATAAAGCTTACAGGCTTGGATGACAAAGAATTTGTTATAAATTCAGATCATATAGAAAAATTAGTAGAAACTCCGCAAAGTGTAATTACTCTTTTAAATGGGAATAAATATATAGTTAAGGAATCCAATGATGAGATAATTGAAAAGATCATAGAATACAAGAGAAAAATATATATTTAG
- a CDS encoding flagellar hook-basal body complex protein, translating into MLPSLYSGISGLRANQQKLNVIGNNIANASTTSFKTQSMNFQDMISQNLSDPSAPSNSIGGVNGKQSGLGVTVAGISTDFTTGSMATTNRNLDFAIDNTGYFIVGTGKLGETSDDTGIPIDEDNNILGAGDNEVENAMEPYYTRDGSFYLDTQGNLVNQSGYRVMGYLVTDENNTSTITYLQNDTEDTSQNAIQFVDANGTVTSVTDKLVPLSIPNYVTKDDQLVKVKSFAVGKDGYITAQLADGTTAALGQIAMVSFQNEGGLVKQGGNLYTTSSNSGQPIVRSGRGAENDNSAGYGDIVQGYLEMSNVDLAQQFTDMIVATRAFQANGKIITTGDTILEDLINLKR; encoded by the coding sequence ATGTTGCCATCGTTGTATTCAGGGATTAGTGGTCTTAGAGCTAATCAACAAAAATTAAATGTAATTGGAAATAATATAGCTAATGCATCAACTACCTCATTCAAAACTCAAAGTATGAATTTTCAGGATATGATAAGTCAAAATCTTTCCGACCCAAGTGCACCCAGCAATAGTATAGGTGGAGTTAATGGAAAACAAAGTGGTCTTGGAGTTACTGTAGCAGGTATAAGTACAGATTTTACCACAGGAAGTATGGCTACTACAAATAGAAATTTAGATTTTGCAATAGATAATACAGGATATTTTATAGTTGGTACAGGTAAGCTGGGAGAAACTTCTGATGATACGGGAATTCCAATTGATGAAGATAATAATATACTAGGAGCAGGAGATAATGAGGTAGAAAATGCAATGGAACCCTACTATACAAGAGATGGTTCATTTTACCTAGATACCCAGGGCAATCTGGTAAACCAAAGTGGATACAGAGTTATGGGGTATTTGGTAACAGATGAAAACAACACTTCTACTATAACCTATTTGCAAAATGATACAGAGGATACATCCCAAAATGCCATACAGTTTGTAGATGCAAATGGTACTGTAACTTCAGTTACAGATAAATTAGTGCCATTGTCTATTCCAAATTATGTTACTAAGGATGATCAACTGGTAAAGGTTAAATCTTTTGCAGTGGGTAAAGATGGTTACATAACAGCCCAGCTTGCAGATGGGACTACAGCTGCTTTAGGTCAGATAGCTATGGTATCTTTTCAAAATGAAGGAGGACTTGTAAAACAGGGAGGGAATCTTTATACTACATCCTCAAATTCAGGACAGCCCATAGTAAGAAGTGGAAGGGGTGCTGAGAATGATAATAGTGCAGGATATGGTGATATAGTCCAGGGATACCTTGAAATGTCAAATGTGGATCTGGCACAGCAATTTACAGATATGATAGTAGCTACTAGGGCTTTTCAGGCAAATGGAAAAATAATAACTACAGGAGATACTATATTGGAGGATTTAATAAATCTTAAAAGGTAG
- a CDS encoding TIGR02530 family flagellar biosynthesis protein: MAYRVINGKLHFAEELPKICNKPSYINKASGKVSFKDILNSQLNKTNSFTISNHAAERLKSRNINLNEKDMENINSAINRAEDKGCRESALLYKDTVFITSIKNRTVITAMDKNSSDNNVFTNIDSMVIV; encoded by the coding sequence GTGGCATATAGAGTTATCAATGGTAAATTGCACTTTGCAGAGGAGCTACCTAAAATATGTAATAAGCCCAGTTACATAAATAAAGCTTCTGGGAAGGTATCTTTTAAAGATATCCTAAATAGTCAACTTAATAAGACAAATAGCTTTACCATATCAAATCATGCAGCAGAAAGACTTAAAAGCAGAAATATAAATTTAAATGAAAAAGATATGGAAAATATAAACTCTGCTATAAACAGGGCAGAAGATAAAGGATGCAGGGAATCTGCACTGCTTTATAAAGATACAGTATTTATTACTTCCATAAAAAACAGAACTGTAATTACAGCTATGGATAAAAATTCAAGTGATAATAATGTATTTACCAATATAGATAGTATGGTAATAGTGTAG
- a CDS encoding flagellar hook assembly protein FlgD — translation MSMTLDNVLNQSYSQAFRTFAANTSTQDTEKTSDDNDTSDDTQKYYPISSDESSNTTENGTKIVNKKTGYDMDLNMFLKILCAELENQDPTDSSSQGSTEYISQLAQFSALQQMMNLNNTNRISTANSLVNKYVTLSDRDSEGNYVTGQVVGVVKDGDDVQLKVIVGTKTDSDGNTSYDTQNFSVDNLIQVDDLGDAYNITTNNMMLLSATSLIGKQVETSQKDDSGNYYSGIVQSVSRGTGGIIVKVQISEGETKDFYFDQISKVKDS, via the coding sequence ATGTCAATGACATTGGATAATGTATTAAATCAGAGCTATAGTCAGGCTTTCAGGACATTTGCAGCTAACACAAGTACCCAAGATACTGAAAAAACTTCAGATGACAATGATACATCTGATGATACGCAAAAATATTATCCCATTTCATCAGATGAAAGTTCAAATACTACAGAAAATGGAACTAAAATAGTCAACAAGAAGACCGGATATGATATGGATTTAAATATGTTTTTAAAAATACTCTGTGCAGAACTTGAAAATCAGGATCCTACAGATAGCAGTTCACAAGGTTCAACGGAGTATATAAGTCAGTTGGCACAGTTTTCTGCCCTTCAGCAGATGATGAATTTAAATAATACAAATAGGATTAGCACTGCAAATTCACTTGTAAACAAATATGTAACATTAAGTGATAGAGATTCTGAAGGAAATTATGTTACAGGTCAAGTAGTTGGTGTGGTGAAGGATGGAGATGACGTTCAACTTAAGGTAATAGTGGGTACAAAAACAGATTCTGATGGAAATACTTCTTATGATACTCAGAATTTTAGTGTGGATAATCTTATTCAGGTAGATGATTTAGGAGATGCATATAATATAACCACTAATAATATGATGCTTTTAAGTGCTACTTCTCTTATAGGTAAACAGGTTGAAACAAGCCAAAAAGATGACAGTGGAAATTATTATAGTGGAATTGTTCAATCTGTATCCAGGGGAACAGGTGGAATAATCGTAAAAGTACAAATTTCTGAAGGTGAAACCAAAGATTTTTATTTTGATCAGATCTCAAAGGTAAAAGATTCCTAA